Proteins encoded in a region of the Poseidonibacter antarcticus genome:
- a CDS encoding rod shape-determining protein, with protein MFLDKLIGLFSSDMAIDLGTANTIVSVKGKGIIINEPSVVAVQKDKDGRDKILAVGQEAKQMIGKTPLNIQAVRPMQDGVIADFEMTERMIRYFIEKAHSRKSFIRPRIIICIPYGITQVERKAVEESAMSAGAREVFLVDEPMAAAIGAGIPVSDPSGYVVVDIGGGTTEIGVTSLGGLVLSKSIKVAGDKFDKSIIEHVRQNFNLYIGERTAENIKIEIGTAIKLDNELKIKVKGRDNSGLLSTIELGSEGVRSAIKEPLKEIVSAVRSVLEDMPPDLAGDVVDNGVILTGGGALIRGIDIYLADIIKLPVKVAEDPLLAVAYGTSNVLDEDALLKLITNA; from the coding sequence GTGTTTTTAGATAAATTAATCGGTCTATTTTCAAGTGATATGGCTATTGACTTAGGAACTGCTAATACTATTGTTTCAGTAAAAGGAAAAGGTATCATTATAAATGAGCCTTCTGTTGTTGCTGTTCAAAAAGATAAAGATGGTAGAGATAAAATATTAGCAGTTGGACAAGAAGCGAAGCAAATGATAGGGAAAACTCCTTTAAATATCCAAGCTGTTCGTCCAATGCAAGATGGTGTTATTGCTGATTTTGAAATGACTGAAAGAATGATTAGATACTTCATTGAAAAAGCACATTCAAGAAAATCTTTCATTCGACCAAGAATCATCATTTGTATTCCATATGGAATTACACAAGTTGAAAGAAAAGCCGTTGAAGAATCTGCTATGAGCGCAGGTGCAAGAGAAGTATTTTTAGTTGATGAACCAATGGCAGCAGCTATTGGTGCAGGAATTCCTGTATCTGATCCTTCAGGATATGTAGTAGTAGATATTGGTGGAGGTACAACTGAAATTGGTGTTACTTCACTTGGTGGACTTGTATTATCAAAATCAATTAAAGTTGCTGGAGATAAGTTTGATAAATCAATTATTGAACATGTTAGACAAAACTTTAACCTATACATAGGTGAAAGAACAGCTGAAAATATCAAAATAGAAATTGGTACTGCAATTAAGCTCGATAATGAATTAAAAATCAAAGTAAAAGGTAGAGATAACTCTGGATTACTTTCAACAATAGAACTTGGAAGTGAAGGAGTTAGATCTGCAATAAAAGAACCTCTTAAAGAGATTGTTTCTGCAGTTCGTTCAGTATTAGAAGATATGCCACCTGATTTAGCAGGTGATGTTGTTGACAATGGCGTAATATTAACAGGTGGTGGTGCTTTAATTAGAGGTATTGATATTTATTTAGCTGATATTATTAAACTTCCTGTAAAAGTTGCTGAAGATCCATTATTAGCAGTTGCTTACGGAACAAGTAATGTACTAGATGAGGATGCTTTACTTAAACTAATAACTAATGCGTAA
- the mreC gene encoding rod shape-determining protein MreC: protein MRKFLFLVLFLLVGLLYLFEVDKLIIKKFTLFNDFKLSYINKVIGISTSIEKYFNQASTIEALRIENNELKEYKTLYTATQKQLDTIKEFVITMDTDDLKPNIKLAKVLSYINFNDFTKVWLDQKKEDDTILGLITEEYAAGIVVNENGKSVALLNGNKQCSYAVFIGENKIPGIITSSNDGKNLLIKYIPIWSEIKVGDEVITSGMDNIFFEGLKVGRIIEENTLPDMRTAIIKPYANVLKKKYFYTYKHYSHNKEISNDKDSNNKEVTTNK from the coding sequence ATGCGTAAATTCTTATTTCTTGTACTTTTTCTTTTAGTTGGCTTATTATATCTTTTTGAGGTAGATAAGCTAATTATCAAAAAATTCACACTTTTTAATGACTTCAAACTCTCTTATATAAATAAAGTTATAGGGATATCTACTTCTATAGAGAAATATTTTAATCAAGCAAGTACTATTGAAGCACTTAGAATTGAGAATAATGAATTAAAAGAGTATAAGACTCTTTATACTGCAACACAAAAACAACTTGATACAATAAAAGAGTTTGTTATTACAATGGATACAGATGATTTAAAGCCAAATATTAAACTTGCAAAAGTTTTATCATATATAAATTTCAATGATTTTACAAAAGTCTGGCTAGATCAAAAAAAAGAAGATGATACAATTTTAGGTTTAATTACAGAAGAATATGCAGCAGGAATTGTTGTAAATGAAAATGGTAAATCAGTTGCTCTTTTAAATGGTAATAAACAATGTTCTTATGCTGTTTTTATAGGTGAAAATAAAATACCTGGAATTATCACATCTTCGAATGATGGAAAAAATTTACTTATCAAGTATATCCCAATTTGGTCTGAAATTAAAGTGGGAGATGAAGTTATTACTTCAGGAATGGATAATATCTTTTTTGAAGGATTAAAAGTTGGAAGAATTATAGAAGAGAATACACTTCCAGATATGAGAACTGCAATAATAAAGCCTTATGCTAACGTTTTAAAAAAGAAATATTTTTATACATATAAACACTACTCACATAATAAAGAAATTTCAAATGATAAAGATAGCAATAATAAAGAAGTAACTACTAATAAGTAG
- the ribE gene encoding riboflavin synthase, with product MFTGLIREMAKVASLDNDYLTIKAEYSPKIGDSVAINGACLTVVEISKDTFSVEMSPETQNILAMENYKNEVHIEPAMMMGDRFEGHIVQGHVDCLGTISAIESNGNSTDFFIKLDKQYSKYVIPKGSITVDGVSLTVNEVLKDSFRLTVIPHTIKNTLFKTYTIGSKVNIETDMFARYVYNMFKGNSKEDISWADVDNIMATY from the coding sequence GTGTTTACAGGTCTGATTCGAGAAATGGCAAAAGTTGCAAGTTTAGATAATGATTATTTAACTATAAAAGCAGAGTATTCACCAAAAATAGGTGATTCAGTTGCAATTAATGGTGCGTGTTTAACAGTTGTTGAAATTTCAAAAGATACCTTTTCTGTTGAGATGTCTCCTGAAACTCAGAATATTTTAGCAATGGAAAACTACAAAAATGAAGTTCATATTGAACCTGCTATGATGATGGGTGATAGATTTGAAGGTCATATTGTTCAAGGTCATGTTGATTGTTTAGGAACAATAAGTGCAATTGAAAGTAATGGAAATTCTACAGACTTTTTTATTAAACTTGATAAACAATACTCTAAATATGTGATACCAAAAGGTTCTATAACAGTTGATGGAGTTTCTTTAACTGTAAATGAAGTTTTAAAAGATTCTTTTAGACTTACAGTAATTCCACATACAATAAAAAATACACTTTTTAAAACTTATACAATAGGGTCAAAAGTGAATATAGAAACAGATATGTTTGCTAGATATGTTTATAATATGTTTAAAGGAAATTCAAAAGAAGATATTTCATGGGCAGATGTAGATAATATAATGGCTACTTATTAG
- the mnmG gene encoding tRNA uridine-5-carboxymethylaminomethyl(34) synthesis enzyme MnmG: MKYDVIVVGGGHAGIEASLASARMGKQTLLITMLVEQIGAASCNPAVGGLAKGHLVRELDAIGGEMGLCTDSAGIQFRILNASKGAAVQGSRAQIDMDKYRAYMRKVCHNTPNLEVYQDEVSQLLVKNGNEVCGVKTKLGEEFESKKVIITTGTFMKGLIHIGESSYEAGRAWELPSSTLSTQLKELGLTVGRLKTGTPARIDGKSINYENMEAHGGDVKPSPFSFRTDKSKFSPTQYPCYITYTNLDTHHTIRSNFDRAPLFTGQIKGSGPRYCPSIEDKVNRFAERDRHQLFLEPQTSMCTEYYVNGLSTSLPIDVQKEMIHSIAGLENAKIIRYGYAIEYDYVDPTELKHTLETKKIKNLYNAGQINATTGYEEAASQGLMAGINACLAIDGKEPFILRRDEAYIGVLIDDLVTKGTSEPYRMFTSRAEYRLLLREESADLRLSKYGHDLGLIDDETFAKVENKRKVLNEAIEFMSNEWFTSKKENLELLESIGEDKIRDRALLIDIVGRNTVNNEKFDKLVPSLANTDAYLKEQIIIEAKYYRYILKQQKQIDKMKKMLKLTIPEDFNFRGIAGLSNEAVEKLEKFKPPTLFNASQISGITPAAIDIIHLNINLSNKNKNN; encoded by the coding sequence ATGAAATATGATGTAATTGTTGTCGGTGGCGGACACGCAGGTATTGAAGCATCACTTGCAAGTGCAAGAATGGGGAAACAAACATTATTAATTACAATGTTAGTAGAACAAATTGGAGCAGCATCTTGTAATCCTGCTGTTGGTGGTCTAGCAAAAGGTCATTTAGTACGAGAATTAGATGCAATTGGTGGAGAAATGGGCCTTTGTACAGATAGTGCAGGTATCCAATTTAGAATTCTTAATGCGTCAAAAGGTGCAGCTGTTCAAGGAAGTCGTGCCCAAATTGATATGGATAAATACAGAGCATATATGAGAAAAGTTTGTCATAATACTCCTAATTTAGAAGTTTATCAAGATGAAGTTAGCCAACTTTTAGTAAAAAATGGGAATGAAGTTTGTGGTGTAAAAACAAAATTAGGTGAAGAGTTTGAATCTAAAAAAGTAATTATCACAACAGGTACTTTTATGAAAGGTCTTATTCATATTGGTGAAAGTTCTTATGAAGCTGGTCGAGCTTGGGAATTACCCTCTTCTACACTTTCAACTCAATTAAAAGAATTAGGTTTAACTGTGGGAAGACTTAAAACAGGAACACCTGCAAGAATTGATGGGAAATCTATAAACTATGAAAATATGGAAGCTCACGGTGGAGATGTAAAACCCTCACCTTTTTCATTTAGAACAGATAAAAGTAAATTTAGTCCAACACAATATCCTTGTTATATCACATACACAAACTTAGATACGCATCATACAATTAGATCAAATTTTGATAGAGCACCACTATTTACAGGTCAAATCAAAGGAAGTGGTCCAAGATATTGTCCAAGTATTGAAGATAAGGTAAATAGATTCGCAGAACGTGATAGACATCAATTATTTTTAGAGCCTCAAACTTCAATGTGTACAGAATACTATGTAAATGGTCTTAGTACTTCTTTACCTATTGATGTTCAAAAAGAGATGATTCACTCAATTGCAGGATTAGAAAATGCTAAAATTATTAGATATGGATATGCAATAGAATATGATTATGTAGACCCAACAGAATTAAAACATACTCTTGAAACAAAAAAGATTAAAAACCTTTATAATGCAGGACAAATTAATGCAACAACAGGTTATGAAGAAGCAGCATCTCAAGGACTAATGGCTGGAATAAATGCCTGTTTAGCAATTGATGGGAAAGAACCATTTATACTAAGACGAGATGAAGCATATATTGGTGTTTTAATTGATGATTTAGTTACAAAAGGTACAAGTGAACCATATAGAATGTTTACGTCACGTGCTGAATATAGACTATTATTAAGAGAAGAAAGTGCTGATTTAAGACTTTCAAAATATGGTCATGATTTAGGTCTTATTGATGATGAAACTTTTGCAAAAGTTGAAAATAAAAGAAAAGTTTTAAATGAAGCAATAGAATTTATGTCAAATGAATGGTTTACTTCAAAAAAAGAGAACTTAGAATTATTAGAATCAATAGGTGAAGACAAAATCAGAGATAGAGCGCTGTTAATTGATATTGTTGGAAGAAATACAGTAAATAATGAAAAGTTTGATAAATTAGTTCCATCTTTAGCAAATACGGATGCATATTTAAAAGAACAAATCATAATTGAGGCAAAATATTATAGATATATTTTAAAACAACAAAAACAAATTGATAAAATGAAAAAGATGTTAAAACTTACAATCCCTGAAGATTTTAATTTTAGAGGAATTGCAGGATTATCAAATGAAGCTGTTGAAAAATTAGAAAAATTTAAGCCACCGACTTTATTTAATGCAAGTCAAATCTCAGGAATAACTCCTGCTGCAATTGATATTATTCATTTAAATATAAATTTAAGCAATAAAAATAAAAACAACTAA
- a CDS encoding CHASE domain-containing hybrid sensor histidine kinase/response regulator gives MNYIFKKIYLLILFTGILLSLALAYYSYSNNLEKEQIQFNSLTKKTIQQIKNRMDTYREVLYSGVGFFEASTNVGRNEWHIFTSKLQLKRYFPGIQGLGYSVVLRENELEKNIKDIREEGFPSYKIYPEGKRDLYTSVIYIEPFSPRNQKAFGYDMYSQEQRRYAMKRTIETGLPTLSSKVKLVQENKKDIQSGFLLYTPLYKQNMPLDTKEQRYKAIKGFIYAVFRTKDFIYGAVGNSLEVLNIKMYDGSIKNKDTLLFDSNTNNNNNKFSKNIEVELDGHLWTFEITTEGTSLDSEEKFYSFIFAILGLLITFLLTLLIKRQGEFEILKDDALFNVSQGVMVTNNQREIIYTNKAFEDLTGYSRESIYGQQPDFLQGEDTNLESIKFIKKKIKDLEPFECEILNYKKDGTAFWNRLAVTPILDEKNEIKRYIGIQNDITEKKNLEKKMLFEKNLIENILSNTSAIIALIDMNGVMVKLNEYGKNLVGFTQEEISSKPYFWKNFIPEKMRKNVKQIILEAKKNKLIEKKRNPWISKNGEEKIFEWSNQLIKDLKGNPEYVITVGIDITNDVILQEEHKKYQKQLALSAQISGLAFWELNLKTNIFTLNDLYYSFLGTTIEKEGSYQFDVKTYLNTFIPKKSQRIVKDIITLAFTRNKDYQDSFEYEMIKRDGSILQVLVNYFISYDKDGIPDKAYGTKYNLTKQKQKEKILIEAKQKAENASKAKSEFLANMSHEIRTPLNGIIGLTNLTLETKLSDVQRNYLTKSIISSEALLHVINDILDYSKIEVNKIELEHIPFELDKILQEVSNLFIYEAQNKNIVLDCTIAPSIPNNLIGDPFRTKQILINLLGNAIKFTHHGFINIDIKLEEIKSNTIKLVFSIKDTGIGISKEKQKKLFQDFSQVDTSNTREYGGSGLGLVISERLAQIMGGGISVESREGEGSVFNFTSKVEYIKKDYRFLSQDLKNKNVLIVNNNKNTSENIEMTLKMFALNTKICHSAESALEILKKEDFNYILIEWELPGIDGIKFTKIADSLYSNKDIKIIIISSFDKRDSLISKVKENKMNENKLLIKPFSSSTLLDILAINSDTKLEKDHSKQKLIAKGKALLVEDNEINQLVAKQNLENFGLEVYTAINGKIAVEKVKKEYFDIIFMDLQMPIMDGFQASKEIREFNSNVPIIALSAAVMDEDLKMTQKVGMNEHLSKPIDINKLKEIISRYLDTSFEEVLPNNELVVENHCEGIDLKELIERLNNDKELSYKMLINFSKDKKNIIKELSSLDIKSDEFNSLIHNIKGLSGNLSLYDVFKYSTKIYTSNIFEEKINFLAKLKDSLTIVMKTIDEEIVPKIIVKTDSNNFLKKEILENIKQLNYDISQGAFITQERKELVINQVSQVENEIIAMELEKYLLNFDYTNAQEILRKIIGELS, from the coding sequence ATGAATTATATATTTAAAAAAATCTATCTATTAATACTTTTTACTGGTATTTTACTCAGTTTAGCTCTTGCTTATTATTCATATTCTAATAATCTAGAAAAAGAACAAATCCAATTTAATTCATTAACAAAAAAAACTATTCAACAAATCAAAAATAGAATGGATACATATAGAGAAGTATTATATAGTGGAGTAGGATTCTTTGAAGCTTCTACAAATGTTGGAAGAAATGAATGGCATATATTTACAAGTAAACTTCAATTAAAACGATATTTTCCTGGAATTCAAGGATTAGGATATAGTGTAGTTTTAAGAGAAAATGAACTAGAAAAAAACATAAAAGATATTAGAGAAGAAGGTTTCCCTTCATATAAGATATATCCTGAAGGTAAAAGAGACTTATACACATCAGTAATTTATATAGAACCTTTTAGTCCAAGAAATCAAAAAGCTTTTGGTTATGATATGTATTCACAAGAACAACGACGTTATGCGATGAAAAGAACTATTGAAACAGGACTTCCAACATTAAGTAGTAAGGTTAAACTTGTTCAAGAAAATAAGAAAGACATACAATCTGGATTCTTATTATATACACCACTTTATAAACAAAATATGCCTTTAGATACAAAAGAACAAAGATACAAAGCTATTAAAGGTTTTATATATGCAGTATTTCGTACTAAAGATTTTATATATGGGGCAGTAGGTAATTCACTAGAAGTTTTAAATATCAAAATGTATGATGGCTCAATAAAAAATAAAGACACTCTATTATTTGATTCAAATACTAATAATAACAATAATAAATTTTCAAAAAATATAGAAGTGGAACTTGATGGCCATTTATGGACATTTGAAATCACAACAGAAGGGACATCTTTAGATTCAGAAGAAAAATTTTATTCATTTATATTCGCAATCTTAGGCCTTTTAATTACTTTTTTACTTACTCTTCTTATAAAAAGACAAGGAGAATTTGAAATATTAAAAGATGATGCCCTTTTTAATGTTTCTCAAGGAGTAATGGTTACTAATAATCAAAGAGAAATTATTTATACAAATAAAGCTTTTGAAGATTTAACAGGATATTCAAGAGAATCAATATACGGGCAGCAACCTGACTTCTTGCAAGGGGAAGATACCAATTTAGAATCTATCAAATTTATTAAAAAAAAGATTAAAGATTTAGAACCTTTTGAATGTGAAATATTAAATTATAAAAAAGATGGTACAGCCTTTTGGAATCGTTTAGCAGTAACACCTATTTTAGATGAAAAGAATGAAATCAAACGATATATTGGTATACAAAATGATATAACAGAGAAAAAAAATTTAGAAAAGAAAATGCTCTTTGAAAAAAACCTTATTGAAAATATTTTAAGTAATACAAGTGCAATTATTGCATTAATTGATATGAATGGAGTAATGGTAAAATTAAATGAATATGGGAAAAATCTAGTTGGATTTACCCAAGAAGAAATATCTTCTAAACCATATTTCTGGAAAAATTTTATTCCAGAAAAAATGAGAAAAAATGTAAAACAAATTATATTAGAAGCCAAGAAAAACAAATTAATAGAAAAGAAAAGAAATCCTTGGATATCAAAAAATGGTGAAGAAAAGATATTTGAATGGTCAAATCAATTAATAAAAGATTTAAAAGGTAATCCTGAATATGTAATTACAGTTGGAATTGATATAACAAACGATGTTATATTACAAGAAGAACATAAAAAATATCAAAAACAATTAGCTCTTTCTGCACAGATATCTGGTTTAGCATTTTGGGAATTAAATCTTAAAACAAATATATTTACATTAAATGATCTTTATTATAGTTTTTTAGGAACAACTATCGAAAAAGAAGGTTCTTATCAATTTGATGTAAAAACGTATTTAAATACTTTTATTCCTAAAAAAAGCCAAAGAATTGTTAAGGATATAATTACTTTAGCATTTACACGAAATAAAGATTATCAAGATAGTTTCGAATATGAAATGATAAAAAGAGATGGTAGTATATTACAAGTCTTAGTAAACTATTTTATATCATATGATAAAGATGGAATACCTGATAAAGCTTATGGTACAAAATATAATCTTACAAAACAAAAACAAAAAGAAAAAATCTTAATAGAAGCAAAGCAAAAAGCAGAAAATGCATCTAAAGCAAAATCAGAATTCCTAGCAAATATGTCACATGAAATTAGAACACCATTAAATGGTATTATTGGTCTTACAAATCTTACATTAGAAACAAAATTAAGTGATGTACAAAGAAATTATCTTACAAAATCTATAATATCTTCTGAAGCATTATTACATGTAATTAATGACATATTAGATTATTCAAAAATAGAAGTTAATAAAATTGAATTAGAACATATTCCATTTGAACTAGACAAAATATTACAAGAAGTATCTAATTTATTTATTTATGAGGCTCAAAATAAGAATATTGTACTAGATTGTACAATTGCCCCTTCTATTCCTAATAATTTAATTGGGGATCCATTTAGAACTAAACAAATTCTAATAAATTTACTTGGAAATGCAATTAAATTTACACATCATGGATTTATTAATATAGATATAAAATTAGAAGAAATAAAAAGTAATACAATAAAATTAGTTTTTAGTATAAAAGATACAGGTATAGGAATATCTAAAGAAAAGCAAAAAAAATTATTTCAAGATTTCTCGCAAGTTGATACTTCAAATACAAGAGAATATGGAGGAAGTGGATTAGGGCTTGTTATTTCAGAAAGATTAGCTCAAATTATGGGTGGAGGAATTAGCGTAGAGAGTAGAGAAGGAGAAGGAAGTGTTTTTAATTTCACGTCAAAAGTAGAATATATAAAAAAAGATTATAGATTTTTATCTCAAGATTTAAAAAATAAAAATGTATTAATTGTAAATAATAATAAAAATACAAGTGAAAATATAGAAATGACATTAAAGATGTTTGCCTTAAATACAAAAATTTGTCATAGTGCAGAATCTGCTTTAGAAATTCTAAAAAAAGAAGATTTTAATTATATTCTAATAGAATGGGAGTTACCAGGGATTGATGGAATTAAATTTACAAAGATTGCAGACTCACTTTATTCTAATAAAGATATAAAGATTATTATTATAAGTTCATTTGACAAACGAGATTCACTTATTAGCAAAGTAAAGGAAAATAAAATGAATGAGAATAAACTTTTAATAAAACCATTTAGTTCTTCTACTTTATTAGATATTTTAGCTATAAACAGTGATACTAAATTAGAAAAAGATCATAGCAAACAAAAGCTTATTGCAAAAGGAAAAGCTCTATTAGTAGAAGATAATGAAATAAATCAGCTTGTAGCAAAACAGAACCTAGAAAATTTTGGTTTAGAAGTATATACTGCAATTAATGGTAAAATAGCTGTAGAAAAAGTAAAAAAAGAATATTTTGATATCATTTTTATGGATTTACAAATGCCTATTATGGATGGATTCCAAGCAAGCAAAGAAATTAGGGAATTTAATTCTAATGTCCCTATTATTGCATTAAGTGCTGCTGTGATGGATGAAGATTTAAAAATGACACAAAAAGTAGGGATGAATGAGCACTTGTCAAAACCCATTGATATTAATAAACTTAAAGAAATAATTAGCAGATATCTTGATACATCATTTGAAGAAGTATTACCAAATAATGAACTAGTTGTAGAAAACCATTGTGAAGGAATAGACTTAAAAGAATTAATTGAGAGATTAAATAATGATAAAGAACTTTCATATAAAATGTTAATAAATTTTTCAAAAGACAAAAAGAATATAATTAAAGAACTTAGTTCTTTAGATATAAAATCTGATGAATTTAATTCTTTAATTCATAATATAAAAGGATTAAGTGGAAATTTATCTCTTTATGATGTTTTTAAATATAGTACAAAAATTTATACTAGTAATATTTTTGAGGAAAAGATTAATTTTTTAGCTAAATTAAAAGATAGTTTAACTATTGTAATGAAAACAATAGATGAAGAAATAGTTCCTAAAATTATAGTAAAAACTGATTCAAACAATTTTTTAAAAAAAGAAATATTAGAAAATATTAAGCAATTAAATTATGATATTTCGCAGGGTGCATTTATCACTCAAGAAAGAAAAGAATTAGTTATAAATCAAGTAAGTCAAGTTGAAAATGAGATAATAGCTATGGAACTTGAAAAATATTTATTAAATTTTGATTATACAAATGCACAAGAGATACTAAGAAAAATTATTGGGGAGTTATCTTGA
- a CDS encoding GGDEF domain-containing response regulator produces MNQKIVLIVDDEPTNINIVAENLHNLYQIRIATDGITALEMLDKVKPDLILLDINMPKMNGYEVADRIKSSKETENIPFIFLTAKNDSKSVVKGFNKGAIDYISKPFSKEELQARVSTHLKLYELKNSLEHTVNELEHKIQELDESRKEFETIFDKSLNGIALTDLNTNFLMTNDSFSRIIGYNKEELKNQSFFSLSLEDESLKVKEIINDVLTNGYVENINKVYKVKDKIITANISISLMPDKKTLLYNIADITQLKKAEFEIKQYIKLMDQNIISSNINLKGVVTNISKAFLKISGFKKEELIGNECRIIHHSNLSKETYSKLWSTLDKNLIWEGELENKRKDVSTYWLKLAIHPDFDIANGQKIGYTFIMQDITDKKRIEEISLHDELTKLYNRRHFNQVLHNELNRAKRDKKTLSFMMLDVDYFKFYNDTYGHQEGDKVLCKISKVLNSFCKRAGDFAFRLGGEEFGILFSELSQKEAEIFANVIRKAIENLKIPHEKNVISNVVTISIGLLTILYNEEITEIEIYKKADDLLYKAKETGRNKVCAQ; encoded by the coding sequence TTGAATCAAAAAATAGTTTTAATAGTAGATGATGAGCCTACAAATATTAATATAGTAGCAGAGAATTTACATAATTTATATCAAATAAGAATAGCAACAGATGGAATAACTGCTTTAGAAATGCTAGATAAAGTAAAACCTGATTTAATTTTACTCGATATTAATATGCCAAAAATGAATGGTTATGAAGTTGCAGATAGAATAAAATCTTCAAAAGAAACAGAAAATATTCCTTTTATATTCTTAACTGCTAAGAATGATTCAAAAAGTGTTGTAAAAGGTTTTAATAAAGGTGCTATTGATTATATATCAAAACCTTTCTCAAAAGAGGAATTACAAGCTAGAGTATCAACTCATTTAAAATTATATGAACTTAAAAACTCACTTGAACATACAGTTAATGAATTAGAACATAAAATACAAGAACTAGATGAAAGTCGAAAAGAGTTTGAAACAATTTTTGATAAATCATTAAATGGAATTGCTCTTACTGATTTAAATACAAATTTCCTAATGACAAATGATTCTTTCTCAAGAATAATAGGATATAACAAAGAAGAGTTAAAAAATCAAAGTTTCTTTTCACTAAGCTTAGAAGATGAAAGTTTAAAAGTAAAAGAAATAATTAATGATGTTCTAACAAATGGGTATGTTGAAAATATAAATAAAGTATATAAAGTCAAAGATAAGATTATTACCGCAAATATATCTATTTCTCTAATGCCTGATAAAAAAACACTTTTATATAATATTGCAGATATTACCCAATTAAAAAAAGCTGAATTCGAGATAAAACAATATATTAAACTTATGGATCAAAATATAATATCTTCAAATATAAATTTAAAAGGTGTTGTAACAAATATTTCAAAAGCATTTTTAAAAATTAGTGGCTTTAAAAAAGAAGAGTTAATTGGAAATGAATGTAGAATTATCCATCATAGTAATTTATCAAAAGAAACATATTCTAAGTTATGGTCAACATTAGATAAAAATCTTATTTGGGAAGGTGAGTTAGAAAATAAAAGAAAAGATGTTTCTACTTACTGGCTTAAACTAGCTATTCATCCAGATTTTGATATTGCTAATGGTCAAAAAATAGGATATACCTTTATTATGCAAGATATCACAGATAAAAAAAGAATTGAAGAAATTTCTTTACATGATGAACTTACAAAACTTTATAATAGACGACATTTTAATCAAGTATTACATAATGAACTCAATCGTGCTAAAAGAGATAAAAAAACACTGTCTTTTATGATGTTAGATGTAGATTACTTCAAATTTTATAATGATACTTATGGACATCAAGAAGGGGATAAAGTCTTATGTAAAATCAGTAAAGTACTTAATAGCTTTTGCAAAAGAGCTGGAGATTTTGCATTTAGATTAGGAGGGGAAGAATTTGGAATTTTATTTTCTGAATTATCACAAAAAGAAGCTGAAATCTTTGCAAATGTAATAAGAAAAGCTATTGAGAATTTAAAAATACCGCATGAAAAAAATGTAATTTCTAATGTAGTTACAATTTCTATAGGTTTATTAACTATATTATATAATGAAGAAATCACAGAAATTGAGATATATAAAAAAGCTGATGATTTATTATATAAAGCAAAAGAAACTGGCAGAAATAAAGTATGCGCACAATAA